In one Haloplanus salinus genomic region, the following are encoded:
- a CDS encoding inositol monophosphatase family protein, with protein MDRQTMAVEAARAGAALAADLFRTSLDVETKASATDYVTEADTGAQRRIVDRITETFPDDAIVAEENDRRKRLRTGETAWVIDPIDGTTNYVRGIPFWATSVAAVEDGETVAAANCLPAVDAEYRAGTDGAAHDDEPATVSDATSLETSIVAPTLRYGRECGDAYGRLLDTLSPAVGDVRRLGSAQTTLSLVAGGQVDAVVGVVPSRPWDTVAGVHLVRQAGGTVTDLAGDTWTPASDGLVASGGGVHDDLLDLLGPRFPR; from the coding sequence ATGGACCGTCAGACCATGGCTGTGGAGGCGGCACGCGCCGGTGCGGCACTCGCTGCCGACCTGTTTCGCACGTCGCTCGACGTGGAGACGAAGGCATCGGCAACCGACTACGTTACCGAAGCCGACACCGGGGCACAGCGTCGGATCGTCGACCGGATCACCGAGACGTTCCCCGACGACGCTATCGTCGCCGAGGAGAACGACCGGCGGAAACGGCTCCGGACGGGCGAGACGGCGTGGGTGATCGACCCCATCGACGGCACGACGAACTACGTCCGTGGCATCCCGTTCTGGGCGACGAGCGTCGCTGCCGTCGAGGACGGCGAGACGGTCGCCGCCGCGAACTGTCTCCCGGCGGTCGACGCCGAGTATCGCGCGGGGACCGACGGCGCCGCTCACGACGACGAACCGGCGACGGTCAGCGATGCGACCAGCCTCGAAACGAGCATCGTCGCGCCCACGCTCCGGTACGGTCGCGAGTGCGGCGACGCCTACGGCCGCTTGCTCGATACCCTTTCCCCGGCCGTCGGCGACGTGCGCCGTCTCGGCTCGGCCCAGACGACGCTCTCGCTCGTCGCCGGGGGGCAGGTCGACGCCGTCGTCGGCGTCGTGCCGTCACGTCCGTGGGACACCGTCGCCGGCGTCCACCTCGTCAGGCAGGCTGGCGGGACGGTCACCGACCTCGCAGGCGATACATGGACGCCGGCGAGCGACGGGCTAGTCGCCTCCGGTGGCGGGGTTCACGACGACCTACTCGACCTCCTCGGACCGAGATTCCCCCGTTGA
- a CDS encoding SDR family NAD(P)-dependent oxidoreductase, whose amino-acid sequence MRPSPEGGGRGSDRRDRRRPGRRHGPRRGTRPRGDDGGGVHGFVRWLARTGAADGVYANGVAPGPVRSPMTADEPGYDDEMTPLNRLGEPEDVAEAIVFLSGQGSNWTGGTILDVNGGISVRGGRVGRREPRHRRRLARRSPASMYRLRGR is encoded by the coding sequence GTGCGGCCCTCGCCCGAGGGGGGCGGACGTGGTAGCGACCGACGTGACCGGCGACGGCCTGGACGACGCCACGGCCCGCGTCGAGGCACACGGCCGCGAGGCGACGACGGTGGCGGCGTCCACGGCTTCGTCCGGTGGCTCGCGCGAACCGGGGCGGCCGACGGCGTCTACGCCAACGGCGTCGCCCCCGGACCGGTCCGATCGCCGATGACTGCGGACGAACCCGGCTACGACGACGAGATGACGCCGTTGAACCGCCTCGGCGAACCCGAAGACGTCGCCGAGGCCATCGTCTTCCTGTCCGGGCAGGGGTCGAACTGGACCGGCGGAACGATCCTCGACGTCAACGGGGGAATCTCGGTCCGAGGAGGTCGAGTAGGTCGTCGTGAACCCCGCCACCGGAGGCGACTAGCCCGTCGCTCGCCGGCGTCCATGTATCGCCTGCGAGGTCGGTGA